A segment of the Mercurialis annua linkage group LG4, ddMerAnnu1.2, whole genome shotgun sequence genome:
ttttgaaattttaaatccCATTTAAGGCGAAGAACAATCACAAGCTACCTGATCAGTTTCAATTTCTCTTCTATGGAAGCTCCGATGGCAGCCACAAGCAGCACAAGTAAGTGAAGCAATTGTACCTTCTTCACCATTACTAGCCATGAATTCTCTGCACCCATCAACAGCATAACCTCCAACGTTAGCCGCATGATTCTTTTGACACTCTCCGTAT
Coding sequences within it:
- the LOC126678132 gene encoding mini zinc finger protein 2-like, which translates into the protein MRKRQVVVRRSEEVSRTSSASASAYAVRSVRYGECQKNHAANVGGYAVDGCREFMASNGEEGTIASLTCAACGCHRSFHRREIETDQVACDCSSP